In Pygocentrus nattereri isolate fPygNat1 chromosome 3, fPygNat1.pri, whole genome shotgun sequence, the DNA window gcaaatagtccaacagtttaagaactcAGTTtgtcaacgtgcaattgcaaggaatttagggatttcatcatctacagtccataatatcatcaaaagattgaGAGAGTCTGGAggaatctctgcaagtaagctgCAAGGCAGGAACCAACATtaaatgcccgtgaccttcgatccctcaggtggcactgcattaaaaactgacattctgtaatggatattaccacatgggctcaggaacacttcagaaaaccactgtcagtgaacacagttcatcgctccatctacaagtgcaagttaaacctctgccatgcaaagtcaaagtcatatatcaacaacacccagaaacgccgctggcttctctgggcccgagctcatctgagatggactgacgcaaagtgtaaaagtgtcctgcattgagaggagccagctgaggtggttcgggcatctgatccggatgccccctggacgcctcctggtgggggtgttccaggcacggcctaccgggacaagaccccagggttgccctaggacccgctggagggagtatgtctccaagttggcctgggagcggcttggggtccccgggaatgagctggaggaagttgcgggggacagggtcatctgggattctctgctctcccaactgctaccgcaaccctgtttggactagcgggcaacgatgatgatgatgatgatgatgacaacgtcccaacttcattggaattggggttgtagtactTGCTCtttgagggtctatgggggtcctgaccactgaagaacagggtaaaagggggctaataaagtatgcagaaaaacagatggactacagtctgtaattgtacactacaaagtgcacctatacagtaagtggagctgataaaatgaacaatgagcgtagaaacaaggaggtggtcataatgttatacctccatccatccatccatttttttagccgcttctccgtcagggtcgcgggggggtgctgaagcctatcccagcagtcttcgggcgaaaggcaggatataccctggacaggtcgccagtccatcgcagggcataatgttatacctgatcaATGTATATCATACATTGAGATTCTGCATTTATATGCCacgttaaaataaaataaaaaagaaagaaaactaaaaactttctgttgttttaagctataaaaattagaaaaattacattacatacatgGCACCTGATTAGTAGCATTAGGCCTAGAGAATGCCATAATATCTAACATTtatcaaaaaacaaatacaaacaacaacaacaaaacagctcttcaaacatgcaaactgcaaacacatcactactgtttatttaaaaggtTTAgggaaataaagtaaaacatttttggaacaaAATGACAGCATTGTACTGTCATCTCATCCTCATTTTGTCAAAACCCACTCAAACccccatttatttttaagtttttctttttctgttaacTATCCATCGCTGACTGTGTTCCACagtgcactgcactacacagcAGGAAAAGTTCTTTCAGTCTTATGGAAAATGGGTCATTATTAGAACCACTTAACTTACTCTTGcatggattttttattttttaatcttttctGCTTAGACACCATATGATTCACAAGATGTTCATTAAgaataaatttgtttttgttgaatgTGGTGAAGAACACTGATTTTCCTATATATTTCCCATATTGTCCTAATTTAAGCTCATATTTGGTCTCTGAGAGGGCAGGGGCCTTACTCACTTTACACTCAAATCAATTACTGACCCTCTGGAACAGGTCTGGGAGAGACCATCAGGACAGAAGGGCTTTAAAATAGTGTTTGAGAGTTTGTCTGCAAGACTAGGGAGCCCCACTGgacatcctgtataaacaaaaagaatgcatggccacaccttattaacgcgtgggaacgagatcctaatgcatggccacgacttagtaaggcgtgggaacgagatcgcgGCTTACTAAGGTGTAGCCATGCCTTAGGctctcgttcccacgcgttaataaggcgtggccacgcattatttttatttatacaggatgtcaccagggGCTCCGTACAAGACACATCGCAGAGTAGTATGGCAGTAGCATCTGCATTCATATGAGTTATTTCTGTGATTTGAGTTCGTTATTCAGACATATTACAGTTACAGATGTATTTCTTCCACCCGTCCATTCATTCGTTCgtttattcactcattcactcattctctctctctctctctctctctctctctctctctctctctctctctctctctctctctcataatgACACAGGactgccatctagtggccaATATAGTAATAAAACGCATTTAAACCTCTcgtaatattttattatgcgATATTACGACATATAAAGTCACTAATAAACACAAAAGGTTTgttaacaagatttttttttcagaaaagacaTTTCTAAAGTATTCACCGCTTTAGGATGGCAGTGAGCTCATTATCATAACAAATCAGCGTTCGGTTCCAATTAGTTCAATTGCAGCAGGACTTCATAAATGGGCGATGGGCGGCAGTTGAGGCCTGCTAAACAGCATTAGCACGTTTGGCTGAGCTTTTCCAGTGAGCTATAGGCCACAGAGTGGCACATAACGTCCTTAAAACATACTCCTATATGATAACATACAGTAACGGCCACCTAAAATGACGAACGATGGGacgaaaaagaaaggaaaggcaCCAAGAGACAAAAAATCGTCTAAAAGAAAAGGCAAGAGGAGGGAAACATACGCTGTGTACATTTATAAAGTGCTGAAGCAGGTAGGTCACTGTAAAACACGTTAGCAAAACGAGGCTCTTGTTTGTACATCAGTTCAGGTTCCATTTCTATAAGTTTCATAATTGTGTTCTGTTGTACagatttcaaaaatgttcagttTAGTCTAATTAAATTTGTTACATTTATGAACTGAAAAAGTCCATGTATTGCTGTACACTAGCATATAGACTAGCTGCTTTGGGATGGCAAAATGTTTCAACATATAATAAAGGCTATACTGTGACATGCTGTCAATTTCAAGAAAGTCATCCTTGTCACATTTGTTAAAGGCTTTATGGAGTTCCTCTTGGGCCCATCTTCTGTTTCCTTTTAACATGAGCTAGCAGTAGTCAGCTGTTATAATAACACCATACTAAGGCATGTATTTTATCCTGGGCTTTTCTTTCCTACTTAATCATGTAATAATAGAAAGGTCATAGAATCATTTGCAATGTTTTTGCTGTTGTATGTTTTAGCAAAGTATAGCTACAGAAGTCATGTATTGGTGTGGAGTGTTTAATGAACATGGGCAGCTCCTCCAGGCTCACTGCCTTGTGGAATCCACTTTCCAGGTCCACCCTGACACTGGCATCTCCAGTCGGGCTATGAGCATCATGAACTCCTTCGTAAATGACGTGTTCGACCGCATTGCCACCGAGGCCTCAAGACTGACTCAGTACAACAAGCGCTCGACCATCACCAGCCGTGAGGTCCAGACTGCCGTCAGGCTGCTGCTTCCCGGGGAGCTGGCCAAGCACGCTGTGTCTGAGGGGACCAAGGCTGTCACCAAGTACACCAGCTCCAAGTGAAAGGGCAAGGAAGCAGACTTTTCAAATACAAAAGTCTTGTGTTTGTGTTCCAAAAGGCTGCTTAGTTTTTGCAATAAAAGCACAGAATCCTTTGGCAGCTGGTTTTTGCCGTCCTTTCATGGAGAGTGGCATTCTTTTACTTTACCAAAGCTTGTTGCACACAGACTTCATTCCACAGAAGTCAAATAGTTTCTGCTAAATTGCCAGTGTTAAATTGACTCCTACTGTGTTGAATGAACTGTTGCAGTGTTCAGTTGGACAAAACTTTTGGTCTTGGTTTAGCTCTGGGGACTTTTCTATGTTTAAGATTTTATCAGAAATTTTATCAGTCCTAATGGCTTTCATTTAAAACGGTCAACTCTTAGATGAGCAAAGGTAGTCTTAAATTGTGCAGTGAGATATCTTTGTTGAAATGATGGAAAATGGCCTGGTaggttgaaatgtaaacaaaataaaaagttggTATTGAACTAGACATCAGTAGTTTAAAAGttgccactagatggcagtgcTTGCAAACTCTTAAGAATAAGGCCCTTTTTACCAAACCTCTTAAATGAGCAACAGGAGTCCTAGGTGTTCACTGGGAATCACCATTTTCCTCTCAGGGCCCACTTTTTGCTGAAGAAAACCATTGATTCTGCAGTCTAATCAAAATATAAATTGGGACGTGTCTTTCCTATCTACAGTATATTTCCAGTGGTATCCAAGCAGATCCTCCAATCAGCAAATTCAGCtattttaaggtgcacccattgcttATGCAATTTAATTACATGCATACACAGCTTGTGAAAAGCATCACCATTAGAATGGTATGCTCAGGAGCAGATATCCATGAGGCTGAtgtcaccatgcccagtgccaagtGTGTAGACCATAGGTTcctaatcctggtcctggagtgcCCCTGTCCTGTACGTTCTCCTGCTGTAACACGCATACTTGGGCTTAAGAAAcgcttgttaattagctgaatcaggggaaaaaaaaactaaaacatgcaGGGCTGGGGGTACAACTGGACCAGAGTTAGGAACCAGTGGTCTAGAGGGGTACTCTATATTCCTAAATTAATTTACCATTTTCAAACCCTTTACTCATGAATTAAGTAGTTCACTAATGTTACCAGCCAAATTTTCCAGTATTTGGTTTGTTGAAGTCTTTGTGCTGTATGTTCTAGCAGTAGAGTGCTTCATCATAGCtatatcataaaaataaaataatcacttCCTATTGTGCGATATATGAGGGGGCATGCAACATTGAACTAGCAGGTTTTTTTTGCAGCGGTCAAACCAGCAAAcataattttctgttttctcattGAGCTGTACTTGTGAATAATCATTATGAAGCAAAATAAATGGTGGAAGGGGAATGTCTTTTCCTGTAAGTTTATAAAGTACAAAAGTCAGCCTCTTCCAAAATTAATAAATCCCAGGACAATCCCAAACCATGTGTTTCAAAAGCACCGCTTGCTattgatatacactcaccagccactttattaggtacaccttgctagtaaaaggttggatctccttttgccttcagaactgccttactTCTTTGTAGAATACTTtgaacaaggtgttggaaacattcctcagagattttggttggttattcaagttactgttgcctttctatcatcttgaaccagtctgcccattctcctctgacctctcacatcaacaaggcattttcgtccacacaactgctgctggcacaaacaaccatgccacattcaaagtcacttaaatcacctttcttcctcattctgatgctcagtttgtacttcagcaagttgtcttcaCCATCTCTAcaagcctaaatgcattgagttgcggccatgtaattggctgattagctatttgtgttgacaagcaactgaacaggtacctaataaagtggccggtgagtgtgtgtgtgtgtttgtaatctGTGGCATACTCTTTACAAGCTACCTACATATAAACCTTTGAATGTTCTGCACCAGTAGCTTCAAAGGACTTATTTGAAGTTGATTTAACCGTTGAGTGACAGTGAACTGGAGTGGGGAgaatttttctctcttttggcAGGTCTGAAGCTGAGAGGAATtctcaaaattattttttttgttattttcatgcTCTTGCCTCTGCATGTCTGCCGTCGCAGTTAAGACCAAAGTCAGTTCTGACTTTGAGCTGAGTTTTAATttttcatcaaataaacatgagTTTTCACTCATATCTACAGGAAAGCTGAATTTAATGATGTTCTCCGGCTCTTAATTTCTTCACATTTGGCAACTATATGGAACTATCATCTGATAAACTAATGATTTGTTCATAGCTATTGACCTTGGATATTAATGGTGTATTAAAGAAAGTTAAGAAAAGTATTTAATCCGATTAAATCGACACGTTGTGCTATGCACATCCTTCATAATGACTGATAATCAGGTtactaattatttaattaagacTACTTAAATAATTATactaaacacaatataactccaagtaaatcaaacttctgtgaaatcaaactgtccacttaggaagcaacactgattgacaatcaatttcacatgctgttgtgcaaatggaatagacaacaggtgaaaattattggcaattagcaagacacactcaataaaggagtggttctgcaggtggggaccacagaccacttctcagtaccgatgctttctggctgatgttttggtcacttttgaatgttggtggtgctttcacactcgtggtagcatgagacggctcaggtagtgcagctcatccaggatggcacatcaatgcaagctgtggcaagaaggtttgccgctgtctgtcagcgtagtgtccagaggctggaggcgctaccaggagacaggccagtacaccaggagacgtggaggaggccgtaggagggcaacaacccagcagcaggactgctacctccgcctttgtgcaaggaggaacaggaggagcactgccagagccctgcaaaatgacctccagcaggccacaaatgtgcatgtgtctgcacaaatggttagaaaccgactccatgaggatggtatgagggcccgacgtccacagatgggggttgtgctcacagcccaacaccgtgcaggacgcttggcatttgccagagaacaccaggattggcaaatttacCACttgcgccctgtgctcttcacagatgaaagcaggttcatactgagcacgTGACAGTCTTCGAGACACCCGTGGAGAGTAATCTGCGGCCTGtgacatccttcagcatgaccagtttggcagtgggtcagtaatggtgtgtggtgacatttttctttggagggccgtacagccctccatgtgctcgccagaggtagcctgactgccattaggtaccgagatgagatcctcagaccccttgtgagaccatatgctggtggccctgggttcctcctaatgcaggacaatgctagacctcatgcggctggagtgtgtcagcagttcctgcaagatgaaggcattgaagctatggactggcccgcccgttccctagacctgaatccgattgagcacatctgggacatcatgtctcgctccatccaccaacgccacgttgcaccacagactgtccaggagttggtggatgctttagtccaggtctgggaggagatccctcaggagaccatccgccacctcatcaggagcatgcccaggtgttttagggaggtcatacaggcatgtggaggccacacacaatactgagcctcattttgacttgttttaaggacattacatcaaagttggatgaGCCTGTAGTttgtttccactttaattttgtgtgtgactccaaatccaggcctccattggttaataaatttgatttccattgatttttgtgtgatttttgttgtcagcacattcaactttgtacagaacaaggtattcaatgagaatatttcattcagatctaggatgttatttgagtgttccctttatttttttgagcagtgtataatctGCAGTACTCTACCATAAGCAAACCAGTCTTATGGTTGGCCATATCATGCACAAAAGACATTAACATGTTTAATGCGCAACTACTGAGATGTCTTGGGTCCTTATTGCATTTATCCTCCAAACTATCCATTTTGAAGCAAACTGAAACAAAGCTGCTTAGGGGTTCTCTGTCCACTTATTTGGTGTGCACCAGAGTTTGAATGGCAGCgttttcaattgcttgttaatcGAACGCACAGTAATAGCTGTAGTTTAATTTTGTGGATAGTCTCAACACAGAAGTCACTGAAACACATTCAAAGTAGTCCTGAAATATCTGATTAAAAAGTGACTTTCTCAGGCATAAGACTCTGATGCCTAAATCACATTGTTGATTTTTCATCTGATATTATTTGGATGTTCAGACATTAGCCCTGTGATCATTTACTGAAATGGCTGCCTTAGCATATGAATATGATTCAGCTAAAAATTGAAACTGTCAGGTCAAATGTAAAACCTTAAAAAAAGGCATCTAAGCACATCTTCAGTGGAGTATTGAACGAGAAGAACTGCTAAGGTATgttgtaaaaattattttaccaTACAAATCTGAATGGAAACATTTCCATTTAACACAAGATATTTTGACAGCTAATATGGCTCTGCCTTTCAGTTAAAATGGATACTGACCACTTTTTGTGATTTGATTTATCCAGTTTGCCCACTATGCATtaaaaaagcagtttttttatTGGACGTCATTCTCAAataatattttacagtttttcacTCAGTTTGTGCCAgctgttttaaaaaagtgtaGCTCCAGTTCTCCAGATGTGGATAAAGCCTAGCTATAGATGGACAACAGAGATTCCCTCATTGCAAGCTATAAATTAAGATACTGTAAATTGCTATTAATTTACAGTCAGGTCAGAAATATTGAAACTATGCAGTGCTATGGGTTGCCAGTAACAGGAAACAAtatttttggttccctaaagaacgcTTCAGTGGATTATGTAAAGGTTCTTGGAAGAGCTCTTAAATTATAAAATCTTTACCTTCTGTAAAGGTTTTTTACATCTTTGattttcttcacattcacaaataTCTTTTTTTAACATGGCTCTTTAGGGAAACAGAATATTGGCACCTTATTTTTGTAAACTCTGTTATATTATACATTAACCATACTTTTTCACTAACCAAGTATTCTGTTGTCTATGTCTATGCCTCTACACTGAGTCTATGGTACAATATATTGCTATACATCATGTTCGGCTTCATTGTAAATGTCAGGCTGTACTCTACGAGAAGTGTGTCAAAGTAGGTTCCTTCCAGACCAAAGCTCTGGATCAGCATTTTTCCTCTTATAAGACTCTGAATTCAATTCATGAAAGCCTTGccaattagctgatgagttgaatcaggtgtgcttacTGAGGCAGTAAAACTCTGCTGTCTTGTGGCTTGCAAAGACTGAAGTCTGACACATATTCTCTATGTTATAGACTATGTTAGACTGTACTAGATTCTGCACTCAGAAAAACTGTCACTGGAGTAATGCAGCTGTGACGAACCAGACACTTGCGGTGTCTATATAAAATAGagaaaagggttttatattgAAAGGGCAGTTCAAAGTTAAATCAGCAAAGTCGGGCCAGGGAAAACTTTTGAGTAGAATAAGAAGATACATGGATGaggtgaaaacacacacaaaaaaacacaaaaaaacaacaaaaaaaaacacggtGAATCAGGCAGACTATACATAGAAAAACGATAGTAACAAAACAGGTCAAACGCATTAAAGAAAAGTACAAGACGACACTTAGTATGTACACAGAAATTatggcaatacttcacaacaTGCATGACCAGCAAAGGGGTATTCATACAAACATAGACAGTCACatgtgaaagaaatctgagctctAGCTGCTAAGAAACTGGGGTTGGGTAATGGAACACCTGTAACAGTGACATATTGGTCAAGGGAATTGTTGGAAGTGATGAGACATTAGAGACAGAAGGTGAAACTGGGAGTGTGACAACTGGGATGATACCATCAGGGGTGTGTCTTCAGTATCTTTAGTTATGGAAAATAACCGTACAATATTTcattgtacaaccccatttccaaaaaagttgggatgctgtgcaaaatataaataaaaacaaaatgcaatgacatgcaaatcatttaaaacttatatttaattgaaaacagtaaaaaagacaaagattttATAACTCAgatatgttattgttttttgaaaaatatatggccattttgaatttgatggcaacaacacattccaaaaaagttgggatggggccaaCAAATGCTAGTAAAAGTTAAgtgttattaaaaacaccttGCGGTTGATTGATAACAGATCAGTAACATTATTGGGTGAGCAATTGTGAACTGTGATTTTGCTGCAGTTcctcgctgcatccacaaatgaagGGACAAAAAAGATACCAAATATAAACACGATCCAGAAATGCcaccgccttctctgggcctgagctcattttaaatggactgaggggaagtgtcaaatcaacatttgaaatttttgaaaatcatggacactgtgtcctccgggctaaagaccactcagcttgttatcagtgaacaggggtgcattagtgcacatggcatgcatAATGTGCActtctgtgaaggcatcattaattctcaatgatatatacattctttggcaacatatgctgccatccagagaacgtctttttcagagaaggccatacttatttcagcaagacaatgtcaaatcacattctgcataattctgcatatattacaacagcattgctccgtattaaaaggatccgggtgctaaactggcctgcctgcagtctaaacctgtcactgaaaacatttggcacattataaaatgtaaagcacaaaaaaaggagactctgaactgatgagcagctgaaatcctatatcatcccaactttttggaaatggggttatatttatttgtatttgactTCATTAATTCTGTCTAGACTCCagacttttcattttataatggaAAATGCAGTATTCTAAAATTGTGATATACAATACCACAATACAATGTTCTAAAGATGCACGACAAATTCATTGAaatctatcagtctggaaagggttacaaagccattgctaaggctctgggactctAGCAAACCACAATGAGAACCATTATCCACGAATGAAGAAAACTTGGAATAGTCaggaaccttcccaggagtgcaTTGACAACTCTTCCAGAAGGTCACAAAAGAATGCATgcaaacatctaaagaactgcaggcctcattTGCCTCGGTAAAGGCCAATTCCACAATACgccctcagaaaaaaaggtatgacactgtcactggggcagtacctgTCTTGTCACTATGGTGGTatcctcaggggtacatcccagtacctttagtcagggaacataactgtaccagaatccattgaaatgatattttctaagctgtactgagtCCACACCCCCtgcctcgtctccaggctttttattttactgttctggtttaaaacatttggttatgaaaaggtacaaatatctacttttccactaggaaaaactcatgtaagttACActattggaccttaaaaccactgctgtacctttaagggtacacatacattgtttgtaccttgatgaacgaatcatgtacctgcatagtacatttatttctaacagtgtaagaATGATATTGAGCAAAAGTGGCATCAATGTGAGAGCTGCAAGACGCAAACCAATGCTGAACAAAATGAGCACAAAGGCTCATCAtgccaaaaaacatctagatgatCCTGAAGGCTTAtgggataatattctgtggactgatgagtcaaatgTGGAACatttt includes these proteins:
- the zgc:92591 gene encoding late histone H2B.L4 encodes the protein MTNDGTKKKGKAPRDKKSSKRKGKRRETYAVYIYKVLKQVHPDTGISSRAMSIMNSFVNDVFDRIATEASRLTQYNKRSTITSREVQTAVRLLLPGELAKHAVSEGTKAVTKYTSSK